AAGACATGGCGGACGTTTATGGTTTCAATCGAGTCCGGAACAGGGTACGGAATTTGTGGTGGAAATTCCAGTGATCAATTAATAATTAATAATTAACAATTAGGGTTTTGCCCCATCTCCGTGTCCTGACAAGTGAATGATTTTCATGATTGTGCATCCATAGACCCTCAGAGCACCTTAAATTTCATAGAGTCATCTCATTATCCGTGTCCCCGTGTCCCGGTTTCTCTGTTTCTTCCTGACTCGAATCTTAAAATCATTCCCTTGAAAGATCTCCGTGTCCCCTTGTCTGGAGTGTCCCCGCGTCTCCCCCATCTTCCCTATCCCCCCATCCCCCGTGGTACAATGATTGCGATTAGGGATTCAAAGATTTAATTGCTGTTTCTGTGCCTGAACTTACCGATCTCGAACAACTCTCTACTGCCCTCTCGTCGCCGAACGGGAAAACCCAACTGAAAACCCTTGAGACTCTCAGCACTTTGGGGAGTTCAGGGGAACAGGTGCTGATGGATTTTTTGGCGAAGAGCGATCGCCACCATCCCACTTGGCCACAGGGAACGGCATTCCTAAAGCTCAGAGCATCTGATTCTTCTGTGGTACAAGAGTTTCTCAATCGTGAGTTTCCCCAAGGAATGGTTCCCTTAAATACCGATCGCGACATTGATTACAGCCCTCTACAAGACCTGTTAATCGAGCAGAAGTGGCAAGAGGCCGATCGCCTGACGCTCCTGAAAATGTGTGAACTCGCAGGAGAAAGTGCCATGACTCGGAAGTGGCTGTATTTCTCCGAAGTGAACCAATTTCCCCGAACCGATTTACACACGATTAATACCCTGTGGCTCGTGTATTCCGAAGGTAAATTTGGATTCTCCATTCAACGGGAGATCTGGTTATCCTTGGGCAAAAACTGGGAAAAACTCTGGCCGAAAATTCAATGGCGTACGGGTAAAACTTGGACGCGGTATCCGGGTGGCTTTATCTGGGATTTGACCGCTCCCAAGGGACATTTACCCCTGACGAACCAACTGCGAGGGGTTCGGGTGATGGATTCACTCCTTTCCCATCCCGCTTGGACAGATTAACAGTAGGGAGAGGTGGATTCTTATGCTACCTTGATTGGTAAACAGATCAGAGATCTGATTGTTGTATTAGTGAAGTAAATCGATGATCCAATTGAGAATAAAATCACTCGCCTTGGGTACAATGTTAGCAGGGTTGCTCTTGGGGGTAATGGCCTGTAACACCACTCCTACTAATGATACGACCGCAGAAGGCTCAGGTAACTTACCTGGAGAAGGTATAACCATAACCCCTGCCCATACTAGCTTGCTTGAAGAGCGCTTTCAAACTCTAATTATCAATAGAGCCTTAGAGGAATTGGGATATGAGACAGAAACAGCAAAAGAACTCACCTACCCCACCCTGTATACAGCGATCAGCAACGGAGATATACAGTACACCGCTGTGAACTGGGACAGATTACACAACGACTTTTACCAAAATAGTGGTGGAGATGAACAATTATCCCAAGTTGGAGTCCTAACCCCTACGGTGTTACAAGGATACCAAGTTGATAAGAAAACAGCTGATGAATATAACATTACCAATTTAGAGCAGCTCAAAGACCCCGAAATTGCCCAACTCTTTGATACCGATGGTAATGGAAAAGCCAATTTGACTGGATGCGATCCCGGTTGGGGTTGCGAGTTGGTGATCGAACACCATTTAGATGCTTATGGTTTACGCGATACCGTTGAACACGATCAGGGTCAGTATTCGGCCTTGATTGCTGATACCATGGTTCGCTATAAAGAAGAGAAACCTATTTTCTTCTATACTTGGACTCCCTATTGGGTGGGCGGTGTATTAAAACCCGGTGAAGAGACCATTTGGCTGGAAGTTCCTTATACCGATCTACCCGAAGCACAAGGGGAGGTGTCTGAAGCTGATACCACAGCCAATGGAAAAAATCTTGGTTTTGTAGTTGATCGCATTATGGTTGCTGCTAATCAACAGTTTCTGGAGGACAATCCTGCTGCTAAAAAGCTCTTTGAAGTGGTGGAAATTCCCCTTGACGATATTAATGCTCAAAACCTGCTAATGCAAGAGGGAGAAAATACCCCCGAAGATATCGATCGCCATGTGAATCAGTGGATTGCCGACAATCAAGAGTCATTTGATAGTTGGGTAGAACAAGCGATGCAAGCTCAATCTTAATCCTATTTTCTTTCAGCTTGCCATCCATACTTTGGTAGACAAGGGTCTAGCGACCCTTGTTTTATCGAGAATTATCAGCAAAAAGAAAAGGAATGAGTGTTGATTGTGCAGGTGACGAGGGTTGATGGTTTTACCAGAATTCATATCCTCTGGCCTGTTTTTTGAGTCTAGTCTTAATCGGTAAACAGAGCAGAGATCTGATTATTGTGTTAGTGAAGTAAATCGATGATCCAATTGAGAATAAAATCGCTCACCTTCGGTACAATGTTAGCTGGCTTGCTCTTGGGGGCGATCGCCTGTAACAATACCTCTGGTGGCAATAATACTACAGAACCTTCTGGCGACTTACCTGGGGAAGGAGTAACAGTAATCTCCGCCCATAGTAACTTGCTAGAAGCGCGGTTTCATACTGAAATTGTCAACAAAGCCTTAGACCAATTGGGATACGAGACTGAAATTCCCAAAGAACTTACCTTTCCAACCCTCTATGTAGCGATCGGCAGCGGAGATATACAGTACACTGCTGTAAATTGGGAAAGGCTACACACTGAATTTTATGAAAATGGGGGTGGGGATGAAAAATTAGCCCAAATTGGAGTCCTAACCCCTGCGGTATCACAAGGATACCAAATCGATAAGAAAACTGCCGATGAATATAACATTACCAGTTTAGAACAGCTCAAAGACCCTAAAATTGCCCAACTCTTTGATACCGATGGTAATGGAAAAGCGAATTTAACGGGATGCGATCCCGGTTGGGGGTGTGAGTTGGTAATCGAACATCATTTAGATGCTTATGGTTTGTGGGATACTATTGAACACAATCAGGGTCAGTATTCTGCCTTGATTGCCGATACTATAGTTCGCTACAAAGAAGGAGAACCCGTTCTCTTTTACACTTGGACTCCTCACTGGGTTGGTGGTGTATTGAAACCAGGTGAAGAAACCATTTGGATGGAAGTACCCTATACAGCTCTGCCAGAAGCACAAGGGGAGGCCTCCGAAGCTGATACCACAGCTCATGGAAAAAATCTCGGTTTTGTTGTCGATCGCATGAGGATTGCCGCAAACAAAGCGTTTGTGGAAGCCAATCCTGCTGCGAAAAAGCTCTTTGAAGTGGTGGAAATTCCCATTGACGATATTAATGCTCAAAACCTGCTCATGCAAGAGGGAGAAAATACACCCGAAGATATCGATCGCCACGTTAATCAGTGGATTGCCGACAATCAAGAGTTATTTGATAGTTGGGTAGAACAAGCGATGGACGTTGAATCTTATAGCAGTGAAAGACTTGATTAGGACAGTGAGGTTATGGTTTGAGGCAAGAGGCACGAATCGCAAGAGAAAATGTCCTAACTCTCCCTTTCTCTGCTATGATACCCATTTTCTTTCAGCTTGCCATCGATCCATACTTGGGTAGACAAGGGGCTGGAGACCCCTTGTTGAGTCGAGCATTATCAACGAAAAGAAAGAGGATTAGTGTTTATTGTGCAGGTGACGATGGTTGGTTGTTTTACCAGAATTCATCTCTTCTGGTAGGTCTTTTGAGTCCAGTGTATTGTTGTCCGTTACGGCGATCGCAATCAAGGGGCTGATCGCGGCTTGTCTTAGTCCTTGACGAACCAGTTCATTTAAATACCGCTGTTGCAACTTGTACCATTCTTTCCAGCATTCGTAACGCTGTTTAGTCAACAGCTTAGTCAATCCAGGCCCTTCCTGTCTCCA
The Roseofilum reptotaenium CS-1145 DNA segment above includes these coding regions:
- a CDS encoding GUN4 domain-containing protein, yielding MPELTDLEQLSTALSSPNGKTQLKTLETLSTLGSSGEQVLMDFLAKSDRHHPTWPQGTAFLKLRASDSSVVQEFLNREFPQGMVPLNTDRDIDYSPLQDLLIEQKWQEADRLTLLKMCELAGESAMTRKWLYFSEVNQFPRTDLHTINTLWLVYSEGKFGFSIQREIWLSLGKNWEKLWPKIQWRTGKTWTRYPGGFIWDLTAPKGHLPLTNQLRGVRVMDSLLSHPAWTD
- the proX gene encoding glycine betaine/L-proline ABC transporter substrate-binding protein ProX yields the protein MLAGLLLGVMACNTTPTNDTTAEGSGNLPGEGITITPAHTSLLEERFQTLIINRALEELGYETETAKELTYPTLYTAISNGDIQYTAVNWDRLHNDFYQNSGGDEQLSQVGVLTPTVLQGYQVDKKTADEYNITNLEQLKDPEIAQLFDTDGNGKANLTGCDPGWGCELVIEHHLDAYGLRDTVEHDQGQYSALIADTMVRYKEEKPIFFYTWTPYWVGGVLKPGEETIWLEVPYTDLPEAQGEVSEADTTANGKNLGFVVDRIMVAANQQFLEDNPAAKKLFEVVEIPLDDINAQNLLMQEGENTPEDIDRHVNQWIADNQESFDSWVEQAMQAQS
- the proX gene encoding glycine betaine/L-proline ABC transporter substrate-binding protein ProX yields the protein MIQLRIKSLTFGTMLAGLLLGAIACNNTSGGNNTTEPSGDLPGEGVTVISAHSNLLEARFHTEIVNKALDQLGYETEIPKELTFPTLYVAIGSGDIQYTAVNWERLHTEFYENGGGDEKLAQIGVLTPAVSQGYQIDKKTADEYNITSLEQLKDPKIAQLFDTDGNGKANLTGCDPGWGCELVIEHHLDAYGLWDTIEHNQGQYSALIADTIVRYKEGEPVLFYTWTPHWVGGVLKPGEETIWMEVPYTALPEAQGEASEADTTAHGKNLGFVVDRMRIAANKAFVEANPAAKKLFEVVEIPIDDINAQNLLMQEGENTPEDIDRHVNQWIADNQELFDSWVEQAMDVESYSSERLD